Sequence from the Piliocolobus tephrosceles isolate RC106 unplaced genomic scaffold, ASM277652v3 unscaffolded_41336, whole genome shotgun sequence genome:
TGAGGCTGTCTGTGCTGCCCtcacctgggccctgggcccACCCTTCCCTCTGCAGGGCCCTTTCGTGCACCTGTCTGTGATGATGGCTGCCTACCTGGGCCGTGTGCGCACCACGACCATCAGGGAGCCTGAGGTTAGGGACTGGGGGGCTTCCTTGGAggactgggagtggggagggagggggctgaCGCTGAGCCCCGGACTCGGATCCCCCAGAACAAGAGCAAGCAAAACGAAATGCTGGTGGCAGCGGCGGCAGTGGGCGTGGCCACAGTCTTTGCAGCTCCCTTCAGCGGTGAGACCCCCTCATGCCCCGCCCCCGGGTCCCTCAAGCTCCTCCCCTCACACCCTGGGTTCCCTCGGCCCAGCTGAGAGCCTGGAGGAGGGGTTGGGTCTCATTCTAGTTCTCACTTCCGCCCCGCCTTGGGTATAGCCACCCCCGGAGGCGGTGGGGGGCGGGTAGTGGGGGGCATGGTTAGGTAGTGTTGAGAGGCTTCAGGGTAACATTACACAGACTTGGGTTTGAAATCCACTGGCCCCTTGGCCTCTCTGAGTCCagcttcttcctctgtaaaatggggatcaaaCCGTTCCCACCTGATAGTGAGAGGACGCACACCCGCATTCCAGGCTGGACGGTCTCTGGGCAGCGGGCTCCTCCCAGCCCAGGGCccatgccctcccctcccctcctgtctGTCCCTGTCCAGGCTGTAGCAGAGCAGGACAGATGGGTCAGGGAGGAGGTGACATGGGGAGGGGGCCCTGCAGCCacaggtgggtgggggtggggggcccaCCTGAGATCAGTGTCGCCCCCAGGCGTCCTGTTCAGCATTGAGGTCATGTCTTCCCACTTCTCTGTCTGGGATTACTGGAGGGGCTTCTTTGCGGCCACCTGCGGGGCCTTCATGTTCCAGCTCCTGGCAGTCTTCAACAGTGAGCAGGGTGAGACCCTGGGCTGCCTGACCCTGGCCCTGCCtgggggctggggtgaggggccCTCCCTTCCCCGCTCTGTACACCCCTtgctctcctcttccctctctctccctctttttcctcctccctgtTCCCACCTCTCTGGGAGGATGGAAGGGGCTGACCTGTGTTGAGCATGAAAGGCAGGGGCCCTGAGGGTAGAAGGGATGAGGctgggcagggaggcaggagccTGGTTGTGGGGGCCTGGAATGCCAGGACACAGATTCCGGGTCAGGACTTGGCACCCCCTCCACCCTGGGCTGTTAGTCTGGGACTTGTGTGCAGGTGGGGTAGGAGCGCCATCTCGGCTCCCCACCGCTCTCCTTCCCCAGAGACCATCACCTCCCTCTACAAGACCAGTTTCCGGGTGGACGTTCCCTTCGACCTGCCAGAGATCTTCTTTTTTGTGGCGCTGGGGTGAGTGGGTGCCTTGGGCTCCTGAGAGTCCAATATGGCATTCCCCCCAGGCCTGGACTGCGGCCCCTGGCCCTGGGGTCAGGCTCTGGTCTTACCGCCCTCTATCCCCCCAGTGGCATCTGTGGCATCCTGAGCTGTGCTTACCTCTTCTGTCAGCGAACCTTCCTCAGCTTCATCAAGACCAATCGGTTCAGCTCCAAACTGCTGGCCACCAGGTAGGCTCCGGGCCTAGGGGCTGGGGACCTCTCAGCGAGCCCCTTGTGGAATCCAAACCTTATGTAGAaagccccacccccatcctccaACTGAGCCCCTAAATCCTTCCCTAGCCCATGGAGCACCTAACACCCCTCTCCAAGTCCCCATGGTCACTGTCCCCCCTTCCTTACTGGGCTACGAACCCCCCATTGAACTCCCATCCCTCCTTCAGTCTACACTCTCTCAGCGAACCCCCACCCCCTCACTGAGCCTCAAACCCTTGCCCCTTCAAATCTTGTGTGGCCCCTGGTGTTGGCCTTAGCATTGGCCAGCCCTCCTGCCCCGAGATGCACATGGCCTGCCCCGGCACAGCccactctctcctccctcccagcctGCCTCTGCCCCAATTCTCCTCTTAATCTCCTGTGTGATTCCTCTGCCCTCAGTCATACCCAGTAGTGAGGGGCTCACCTCACAGGCTCCACCCCCTGGAGGGGGCCATGTTCCCTGCTCCcgcccttcctcctccccaatcCTTGCTCTGCTGCTGCCTGGGCCAGGCCCTGCTTCCCTCTCCTTGGGATGTGGGAAAGGCCGGGCCAGCCCTAGAGCTCACCCACCCCCCACAGCAAGCCTGTGTACTCAGCCCTGGCCACCTTGGTTCTCGCCTCCATCACCTACCCGCCCGGTGTGGGCCGCTTCCTAGCTTCTCGGGTAAGGGGCCCTGAGTGGGGGTGGCAGGAGTGGGAACCCCCATTTGTTTTCCCCTTTACATGTGTCTCACATAATCCCCTCAGCACCCCACAAGGGCAACACCTGGGCATCATTCTACAGATAAGGAGACCATAGCTCTGGGAGGTCAGAGCCCTGCCCAAGGCCCCCTGCTGGGAAGTGGCAGAGGAGGATTCCAGGCAGGGTCAGGCGGTGCGGGGGCGGCTGGGGCCTGCCACTCGGGGCCCCTCAAGTCCAGTTCCCACCTGCCCCACCACAGCTGTCCATGAAGCAGCATCTGGACTCGCTGTTCGACAACCATTCCTGGGCACTGATGACCCGGAACTCCAGCCCACCTTGGCCCGAGGAGCTCGACCCCCAGCACCTGTGGTGGGAATGGTACCACCCGCGGTTCACCATCTTTGGGATCCTTGCCTTCTTCCTGGTTATGAAGGTGGGCCCCCTGGTCCCCAGATGTGCACAGAGCCAGGACCAGCTCTGGTGGGCGGGGGGGTGCCTCCCTGCACCTGGTGGCATGGAGCCCAGGCCTTCCACCCACACTTCCTGATGTGTCCCCTGCCCACTGCATGGTCCTGGGCAAGTAAGTGACTtcagctctctgggcctcactcTTCCCATCTTTAAAGTGGGGTGGtcactgggaaggctgaggaggaagaaaggaatgtacctggcacagtgccaggcacacagtgggCATTTCTCAGGGTGAGGACCCCCCCAATGCCAGACTCTGGCAATGGGCGCATGGCTGGGCACCCTCTTTCTCTCTAGGACGCTCCCCTGTCCCCTGTCCTGTCTTCTCTTGTCCATGCCGTGCTCAGCGGCCTCTAACCTCTGCCCTGGGCTCCCCATTCCTGCAGTTCTGGATGCTGATTCTGGCCACCACCATCCCCATCCCTGCCGGGTACTTCATGCCCATCTTCATCCTTGGTGAGTCTGGGGTCCTGAGGTTCTGAGAGTTTTGGGGCAGGGCCATGCATCCTGGTTCACCTTTTTCCCGGGTGGTACTGAGGATGGTCCTCAGGGATGGAGGGCTGTGGGGGCTGGGTCAGCCTGGCTTCCCCTCACCCTAAGTCTGACCAGGAGCTGCCATCGGGCGCCTCTTGGGAGAGGCTCTAGCTGTCGCCTTTCCTGAGGGCATCGTGGCTGGAGGGGTTACCAATCCCATCATGCCCGGGGGCTATGCCCTGGCAGGTGAGTGGGTCAGGGCCCTGCTGGGTAGGCAATGTCGTGGGGCTGGGCTGGACCTGGAGAACTGGCTGATGGTTCCCCAGGGCACTGAGTCCTCCAGTGAATCCCCCACCCATTATGGGGGTCTGTCCGTCCTGAGCCCCACCATTCCCCGGGGCCCATCACTCCCTCATGGCTCCTGTCCTGTCCCCAGTCCCATGGCCTCCCTTATCCCTCTCTTCTCACGAGCCCAGGCCTTGTGGTGCTTCCCACAGTGCCCAGGCTATGGCCTCTTACAATTCCTGCCTTGGGCCCTGACCACAGCCAGGCTAGTTATGCCCTCACATGAGACTGGCCCCTGGCCCCTGGCTCCTGGCCTGAGCCGAACTGTATGGCTCTGCACTTGCAGGGGCTGCAGCCTTCTCAGGGGCTGTGACCCACACCATCTCCACGGCGCTGCTGGCCTTTGAGCTGACCGGCCAGATAGTGCATGCACTGCCCGTGCTGATGGCGGTGCTGGCAGCCAACGCCATTGCACAGAGCTGCCAGCCCTCCTTCTACGATGGCACCATCATTGTCAAGAAGCTGCCATACCTGCCGCGGATTCTGGGCCGCAACATCGGGTGAGCGGTGCCCACCTCAGGCTGGCTGAAGGGGGTCATAGTGTCCGCATAGAGCGGGGGGTGGAGGGCACCTCCAAAAAGAAATGCCACCACAGCAGACCTTGGACAtgggggctgggaggggctgACATACAGCTGTGCTCTGGTCTCCATTCTCCCCAGTGCCccgggtgaccttgggcaagttattggCCTTGTGGCCTCAGTGTCTGTCTAGGGGTCAGCAGGGCTCCACAGCAGGAGGATGAGTACTGCCCCGCGTACAGGTTGAGGAAACCGGGGCTCAGAGAGGTGCCATGTCTTGCTCCAGCACCAGATCTGggtctcctcccctctctccactTCTGCAGCCTTCACTGGAACTTTGGGAGCAGGAGGTGGAACGAGAATGGAAATGGGCTTTAAGGTCTTCGCTCAACCAGATAGGACCAGAGCAGCTTCTGGTGCCAGAAAGGCAGACCAAAGAGGCTCTGAGAGTCCCTGGGTCCGAGGCCCCGCTCCAAATACAAGCAAGCTGCTGCCTTGTTCTGAAcctgtttccccatctggaaaACAGGGCTGCTTACCCCAGTGGTTTCCAGACTTTCAAGTTTTTCCCTGGTGGAggcatacacttttttttttttccttttctttttttagacggaatctttctcactctgttacgcaagctggagtgcagtggcacaatctaagtcactgaaacctccacctcccaggttcaagcagttctcctgcctcaacctcccaagtagctcagaccaggcatgtgccaccgtgcccagattATTTCTGTAacttcagtggagacggggtttcaccacgttggccaggctggtctcgaattcctggcctcaagtgatccacctggttcggcctcccaaagtgctgggattacaggcgtgagccaccgtgcccatccgcATATactttttattcaaattaaaatttccagGGAAGGCCGCTGGGTAAAACAGGACAAAGTGGAGCTGGTCTGGGGGACATTGGGGTCCAGGGGGCTGGGAATTAGGAACTGGGTCATCAGTGACGTGGTCCCCAGGTTTCCTCCCACCGTGGATTCCAGGAGTCCCTCATTCCACGAACCTCTCCGGCCCTGTCCACACTCCAGAGCTGTGGGTCCCCAGGGTCCCCAGTTCAAGCAAAGCTCCCCCCAGATCCCTTTGCCGGCCTGGGCCTCACATCCCCGACTCCGGGACCTGATGGGAGCCCCTCTGCCTGCAGCTCCCACCGCGTGAGGGTGGAGCACTTCATGAACCGCAGCATCACCACACTGGCCAAGGACACGCCGCTGGAGGAGGTGGTCAAGGTCGTGACCTCCACAGACGTGGCCGAGTATCCCCTGGTGGAGAGCACAGGTGCCCAGCCGGAAGGGAGGAGGAAGTCGGGGGTGGGGGAtgccctctgcctccttcttGGACCTGTCAGGCAGAAGGATCTGCATCCAGGCTCTGTGACCTGGGCAAGTCACTGGGCAAGCAACCAaccgtgtgaccttgggcaagtcacttcacccgagcctcagtttcctcatcagtaaaatggaaatCATGGCCACCCTCCCTTGGGGTGGTTGACATGTCTAAAGAGAGTCGGCCGGGTGCTTGTAAGGCACCTGGGTAGCTGCTGGGGTAGGAGCATGGGGACACCACCAGGGTCTTCTGGAAGCTTCCCTACAGGCCTCCCTTTAAGCATTCCCCAAATGAGACCCCTCCCCCAAATCCCTGTTGCCATAAGGAAAACATCTCCTTAAAGACAAAAGCATGGTGACCCTTGTTAAAAGGCATGGAACCCGCTTCTTGCGGAAACCTTAACTAGAGCATCATTTCCTGTGGGTCCAAGTCCGGTATCTGCATTCAGAAGATAAGGCGGGGTTGGGGGTAACCCTGCTCACTCAAGTCTGCTGTCAGCCCATGTGTCCCCCTGTGCAAATGAGATAAGGTGCACACCTGGCAAGCACATCACAGCTGGGTTTTGGTCTCCACTTGCACTTTGCGTAGGCACCTTGTGCAGTGAGGTTACCCCTATGCCCACCCCAAGAGGGATAAAGCCATTTATGAGCTAAATAACTGCGAGTATACCACTTAAGCTTTATGTACTGCATTTTCATCATCTTGAAAGTAGGGATCAAGAGAGTATATGATTGCCAGACATTCTCACTCCAAATGCTAGGCCCTTCTTTCCCCACGAACTGGAAGACTGTTAGCATTATGCTGTGGAACATGCCAAATATCTCATCTGAAAATGTTTGCTTTCGGATAAGCCCCCCAAGAGTCTTCACCTCCTGGAGCAAAGAAAGAATTAGCCTcgaagacaaagtcctcttttaCCCTTAGAGCCACAGCAAAGTGCTCCAACCAACACAGGTCCAGGCTGTGGAACCCCACTGCTTACCCAAGAAATAGCCTTCATTGTTCATTTAAAAGGGAAGGGGGACATTTACATGTCTAAGTGTCAAGTTTTCATTCCACTCAACAGAAAGCAAAAACACCAAGCTGGGCCCTCAAAACTAAATATCCGACAAGGCCATTGATACCCCAGGGCCGGAGTGAAGCTTGCCAAGGCCCCAGCACACAGTAGGACCTCAGAACACAGggtcctcctgggttcacaccttcACTGGGCTGTGCCAGATGTGAAGCCTCTTGGAAAACGAAGGAGAAAGCCCAGCCCTGACACAGAGACTTCATCGTGCCGGCGTCCCCAGCTTGCTTCTGTCTTGAGGCCTTGCAATGTGGGGGATCTCAGCGGTGGCCAGGGTCCCTCCTGGCCCCCTGGTAGCCTCACTCAGCCACCCTCAGCTACCACACctgaatgaccttgggcaagacaaTTAGCCTgtctgtctctgagcctcagttcctggCCTTTATAATGGGAGACAATAGTTACAATAGCCCCATAGGAACACCAGCACAGTTCCTGGCtaagtaggtgctcagtaaatgtgagTTCCTGTTTCTTCCTACTgtgcttccctccctctccctctccacttGCCAGAGTCCCAGATCCTGGTGGGCATCGTGCGAAGGGCCCAGCTGGTGCGGGCCCTCCAGGCTGAGCCTCTTTCCTGGGCTCCAGGACACCAGGTGGGTACTCCTGAGGGGCGTGGGGATGGGGTGGGCATCGGTCAGCAGGGCTGGGACAGGAGGGGCCCACTGATCTCCTGAGGGAGAGGTGGTCTGAGAGAGGCATCCTGGAGAGGCTGGCCCTGCACCTATAACCTTTCCCCTGTaacccttccccacccccagcagtgTCTCCAGGACATCTTGGCTGGGGGCTGCCCCACGGAACCAGTGACCCTGAAGCTGTCCCCAGAGACTTCCCTGCATGAGGTAACAGGGAGAATTGGGGAGTGTGACACATGAGGCCCCTGGGTGGGGAAAGAGCTGATGAGGAGCTCAGGCTTCCGCCTCCCCTCCCAACCCGCGCCCCCGCCCACCTTATGCTGCTTCCTTCCCCTCCTGCGCCTGTGTCCTCATCAGCAGACTGGGCAAAGCAGCTCCTGCCCTGTCGCCCCTCACTGCCAGGGTTGCGGGGATGATGCGGAGAGATGAGGGAAGTGGGAGAGTGGCAAATGTTTAAGTATCTGGGTGAAAAGACAGTGGAGTTGAACCAGGGCACACGTGCGCTTCAGTTTCAGGTCCACCACATTCTCCCTGTGTGATCTTGCAAAAAAGACTTAGCCACTcaggacagagcctggcacatgggCGGGGAAGGGGCAGAGGCCCACAGGGAACCTGGAGATGGTCCTGCCCGCTCTGTGCTGCTGGAAGGGGCTGGATAGTGGGTCCTGTCCACCTGGGGCCTTGCCCAGACCCTTGCATGGACTCTGGCATCCCCCAGTGGCCACACTGGATATTGCAGGCCTCGGTCTCTTGCCTTCCACACACATCAGGCCCGGCCCCTCTTCCTGGCTCAGAGGCCAGAGGGTGGGCTGGGCGCCTTCTACACTCCAGTGTTTCCTAACAATCCCGCATCCAGGCACACAACCTCTTTGAGCTGTTGAACCTTCAGTCCATCTTCGTGACATCGCGGGGCAGAGCTGTGGGCTGCGTGTCCTGGGTGGAGGTACCGGGGTCCCAGGGGCAGAGCAAAGCAGGGGACCCATGCCTGAGAAGGCTGGggaggtggggcggggggggACACTAGCATGCTCCCATCCAAACCTGGGGGGATTCAGAGGATACTGATGAATCCCTCTTCCTGGCCCAGATtggccactgggcctggctcccCTATCTTGTTTCCTGGCCAGTGGCCAGCCTACCCCTCTCTGCCTCAGTGATCCCATCTGTGCAATGGGGTGGCACGGGCTCTACTATTCACCCAGAAACCACCCTTAGAGGACTAAAAATGCTGGTGCCGCCCTGTCAACCTCCTCTACATCCCCCCTCCAGCTCCCTCCCCCTTTCTCTGTTCTAGATGAAGAAAGCAATTTCCAACCTGACAAATCCACCAGCCCCAAAGTGAGCCAGTCCAGCAAGATGAAACAGGGCACCCCAGCTGCCCTGGTACTGAGGTTGGGCTGAGACCCTGCCTCTCTTCCCCCACCACCCCTTACCCCCACTCCAACCCAGCTCCATTCCTTG
This genomic interval carries:
- the LOC111530930 gene encoding chloride channel protein ClC-Kb-like — translated: MGIKPFPPDSERTHTRIPGWTVSGQRAPPSPGPMPSPPLLSVPVQAVAEQDRWVREEVTWGGGPAATGGWGWGAHLRSVSPPGVLFSIEVMSSHFSVWDYWRGFFAATCGAFMFQLLAVFNSEQETITSLYKTSFRVDVPFDLPEIFFFVALGGICGILSCAYLFCQRTFLSFIKTNRFSSKLLATSKPVYSALATLVLASITYPPGVGRFLASRLSMKQHLDSLFDNHSWALMTRNSSPPWPEELDPQHLWWEWYHPRFTIFGILAFFLVMKFWMLILATTIPIPAGYFMPIFILGAAIGRLLGEALAVAFPEGIVAGGVTNPIMPGGYALAGAAAFSGAVTHTISTALLAFELTGQIVHALPVLMAVLAANAIAQSCQPSFYDGTIIVKKLPYLPRILGRNIGSHRVRVEHFMNRSITTLAKDTPLEEVVKVVTSTDVAEYPLVESTESQILVGIVRRAQLVRALQAEPLSWAPGHQCLQDILAGGCPTEPVTLKLSPETSLHEAHNLFELLNLQSIFVTSRGRAVGCVSWVEMKKAISNLTNPPAPK